In Oryza brachyantha chromosome 1, ObraRS2, whole genome shotgun sequence, the following are encoded in one genomic region:
- the LOC102712019 gene encoding pentatricopeptide repeat-containing protein At2g29760, chloroplastic-like codes for MVRGLSRARGLLDGIPHRRAGSSASGHGAEDAVAGYVRMLAGGVRPDAYTFPSLLKAVAAARGASAAAVGGAVHAHVVKFGMESNAYAASSLVVMYAARGDGAAARAALEACPASGGGASVLWNALISGHNRSGMFGLSCCAFVDMVRSGAMATAITYVSLLSACGKGNNLLLGMQVHKRVLESGVLPELRVENALVDMYAECGDMDAAWVLFEGMKVRSIASWTSVISGLVKSGQVDQARDLFDRMPERDTVAWTAMIDGYVQAGRFREALETFRYMQFCRVRADEFTMVSVVTACAQLGALETGEWARIYMSRHGIKIDVFVGNALIDMYSKCGSIERALDVFKDMHNRDKFTWTAIILGLAVNGRAKEAINTFYRMLRALQAPDEVTFIGVLTACTHAGLVDKGLEFFLSMTETYKIPPTVVHYGCLIDVLGRAGKLKEALDKIEEMPMKPNSTIWATLLAACRIHGNSEIGELAAEHLLELDPYNSTAYILLSNMYAKSNRWEDVQRIRQAIMEKGIKKEPGCSMIEINGMIYEFVAADRSHPMSKEIYSKLEKVLTDLRNAGYVPDVTEVFVEVTEEEKQKVIYFHSEKLAIAFALLTLESNMTIRIVKNLRMCLDCHNAIKLLSKLYEREVIVRDRTRFHHFRHGSCSCKDYW; via the coding sequence ATGGTCCGCGGATTGTCACGTGCCCGCGGCCTGCTCGACGGAATTCCCCACCGGCGGGCGGGTTCGTCCGCATCCGGCCATGGCGCGGAGGACGCTGTTGCGGGCTACGTCCGCATGCTGGCCGGCGGGGTCAGGCCTGACGCGTACACGTTCCCGTCCTTGCTCAAGGCTgtagcggcggcgcggggagcgtcggcggcggcggtcggtggTGCCGTCCACGCGCACGTGGTTAAGTTTGGGATGGAGTCGAACGCCTACGCGGCGAGCTCTCTGGTCGTCATGTACGCGGCCaggggcgacggcgccgcggcgcgTGCGGCGCTGGAGGCGTGCCCCGCCTCGGGAGGAGGGGCGTCGGTTCTGTGGAACGCGCTCATCTCCGGCCATAACCGGAGTGGGATGTTCGGGCTGTCGTGCTGCGCCTTCGTGGACATGGTGAGGTCCGGCGCCATGGCCACGGCGATCACCTACGTCTCGTTGCTCTCGGCCTGCGGGAAAGGCAACAACCTGCTTCTGGGAATGCAGGTGCACAAGCGCGTTCTGGAGAGCGGGGTGTTGCCCGAGCTGAGGGTGGAGAACGCGCTGGTTGATATGTACGCCGAGTGCGGCGACATGGATGCAGCCTGGGTGTTGTTTGAGGGCATGAAGGTCAGGAGCATTGCGTCCTGGACGTCGGTAATTTCTGGGCTTGTGAAGTCCGGCCAGGTTGATCAAGCCAGAGACCTGTTTGATCGTATGCCTGAAAGGGACACCGTCGCATGGACTGCCATGATTGATGGTTATGTACAGGCTGGCAGGTTCAGGGAGGCATTGGAGACATTCCGTTACATGCAGTTTTGCAGGGTGAGGGCAGATGAGTTCACCATGGTCAGTGTGGTCACTGCCTGTGCCCAGCTAGGTGCTCTAGAGACAGGGGAATGGGCAAGGATTTACATGAGCAGACATGGGATCAAAATTGATGTTTTCGTTGGAAATGCACTCATAGACATGTATTCAAAGTGCGGGAGCATTGAGCGTGCACTGGATGTATTCAAAGATATGCACAACAGAGATAAGTTTACCTGGACCGCTATTATACTTGGTCTTGCAGTGAATGGCCGTGCTAAGGAGGCTATTAACACGTTCTATAGAATGCTCAGGGCTTTGCAAGCTCCAGATGAGGTGACCTTCATTGGAGTTCTCACTGCCTGTACTCATGCTGGCTTGGTTGACAAAGGGCTAGAGTTCTTCCTCAGCATGACTGAGACCTATAAGATCCCCCCTACTGTGGTGCATTACGGATGCTTAATTGATGTCTTAGGCCGAGCGGGGAAATTAAAAGAAGCATTGGATAAAATAGAAGAAATGCCCATGAAGCCCAACTCCACTATCTGGGCAACCCTTCTGGCAGCCTGTAGGATTCATGGTAATTCAGAAATAGGTGAATTGGCAGCAGAGCATCTACTAGAGTTGGATCCATACAACAGTACGGCATACATCTTGTTGTCCAATATGTATGCAAAATCCAATAGATGGGAAGATGTCCAGCGGATTAGGCAGGCAATAATGGAGAAAGGAATCAAGAAAGAACCTGGTTGCAGTATGATTGAAATAAACGGCATGATTTACGAATTTGTAGCTGCTGATAGATCTCATCCTATGAGTAAAGAAATCTACTCAAAGTTGGAAAAGGTTCTAACTGATCTGAGGAATGCTGGATATGTGCCTGATGTAACTGAGGTCTTTGTTGAAGTTACGGAGGAAGAAAAGCAGAAGGTTATTTACTTTCACAGTGAGAAGTTGGCAATCGCTTTTGCTTTACTCACTTTGGAATCTAATATGACTATCAGAATTGTGAAAAACTTGAGGATGTGTTTGGATTGCCACAATGCAATTAAATTGCTATCCAAATTATATGAAAGAGAGGTCATTGTGAGGGATAGGACACGTTTCCATCATTTTAGACATGGATCCTGTTCTTGTAAAGACTATTGGTAA
- the LOC102710746 gene encoding coleoptile phototropism protein 1-like, with protein MKASSQSQSQRTPSPRAAAGEHTRSSSEPWLVAAAAASTCDDSCVNDVENFARTVAAAKSRMGSSSSSAAGAGAASRPDMLASVLSHYAAKWLPDVAAASSSSPASSASGRFLPPESPTATWLKKRLLLESLVAALPPDPAPGGGVAADDGITCDFLLKLLRAGSMVGADAALLQELESRASRRLDQATLGAVMIPAFGHEYACGTLLDVPLVLRLVRGFLKDGGGAAATAKAAGGGAAAARVARLVDAYLAEAALEAGLRPAEFEELARAVPAHARPADDALYRAVDTYLKAHPSTSKEERKSLCRLIDARKLTAEAAAHAVQNDRLPVRTVLQVLFSEHGKLNRLAELSGGGASFGAPSPAFDLPGARCPSKREMLAQHHEVRRLREDFARLQVQCGALQAQVDRLSTERRRRGGGGGGFFKWSTFWFGGMSADVARVEDSESGMERRTPVSGKKGRAATATPTPKWRKSMS; from the exons ATGAAGGCGTCGTCGCAGAGCCAGAGCCAgaggacgccgtcgccgcgcgccgccgccggtgagcacacGCGGTCCTCCTCGGAGCCATGgctcgtggcggcggcggcggcgagcacctGCGACGACTCGTGCGTCAACGACGTCGAGAACTTCGCGCGGACGGTCGCTGCTGCCAAGAGTAGGATgggttcgtcgtcgtcgtctgcggcgggggcgggggcggcgtcACGGCCGGACATGCTCGCGTCCGTGCTGTCCCACTACGCGGCCAAGTGGCTCCccgacgtggcggcggcgtcgtcgtcgtccccggcgtcgtcggcgtcggggagGTTCCTTCCCCCGGAGAGCCCCACCGCCACGTGGCTCAAGAAGCGGCTGCTGCTGGAgtccctcgtcgccgcgctcccGCCCGACCCcgctcccggcggcggcgtggccgccgacgacggcatCACGTGCGACTTCCTGCTCAAGCTGCTCCGCGCCGGGAGCATGGTGGGCGCCGACGCGGCGCTGCTGCAGGAGCTGGAGTCCCGGGCGTCGCGGCGGCTGGACCAGGCCACGCTGGGCGCCGTGATGATACCGGCGTTCGGCCACGAGTACGCGTGCGGGACGCTGCTCGACGTGCCGCTCGTGCTCCGCCTGGTGCGCGGCTTCCtcaaggacggcggcggcgccgccgccaccgccaaggccgccggtggcggcgccgccgccgcgagggtGGCGAGGCTGGTCGACGCCTACCTCGCCGAGGCCGCGCTCGAGGCCGGGCTCCGGCCGGCCGAGTTCGAggagctcgcccgcgccgtgccCGCCCACGCCCGCCCCGCCGACGACGCGCTCTACCGCGCCGTCGACACCTACCTCAAG GCACACCCGAGCACGAGCAAAGAGGAGAGGAAGTCGCTGTGCCGGCTGATCGACGCGCGCAAGctgacggcggaggcggcggcgcacgccgtCCAGAACGACCGCCTTCCGGTGCGCACCGTGCTGCAGGTGCTCTTCTCCGAGCACGGCAAGCTCAACCGCCTCGCCgagctgagcggcggcggcgcctccttCGGCGCGCCCAGCCCGGCGTTCGACCTCCCCGGCGCCCGCTGCCCGTCCAAGCGCGAGATGCTCGCCCAGCACCACGAggtccgccgcctccgcgaggATTTCGCCCGCCTCCAG GTGCAGTGCGGCGCGCTGCAGGCTCAGGTGGACAGGCTGAGcacggagaggcggcggcgcggtggaggcggcggcgggttctTCAAGTGGAGCACGTTCTGGTTCGGCGGCATGAGCGCCGACGTCGCGAGGGTGGAGGACTCCGAGAGCGGCATGGAGCGGCGGACGCCGGTGAGCGGGAAGAAGGGCAGGGCCGCCaccgcgacgccgacgccgaagTGGCGCAAGTCGATGTCTTGA
- the LOC102712299 gene encoding uncharacterized protein LOC102712299, with protein MAATAFTEEEKAVDDALGYPKAYARLCRGGGGGFPYGHGPPHGFLPYVLHPHEAMRAKDLNEMFPVRDAEAAPTANPRGFANLLWKQLDHLGNAGFDPALFRVDAYGNVLYLHADSASPLAWDIDHWFPCARGGRTVPSNLRIVQAQVCRKKHNKLEFLVPWWDLQLGISVNHFLSIFASKNADFRNRAFAFLFVDGASEELSSMQAVEAHAFPHHFSDLTKKVGLAPAAIVSNSRGSDNSVLKSLDANRPLRPNYPLIAAKKFTSEKDESVNLPVGHGPNSTKENNNPDADGYISNPYLSIATARDSLRQREEAKKKQAELTELENEATELKQKNEEERVAIQDMEALLIKRRRRVEKCRRLAEAQSNYKAVLEKMIRDAMHQSVVYKEQLRLNQAATSTLMARLEAQRAMCDSSETELRRKYQQKDELEKQIKPFTDQARKRYRVDDEMLEERQTESVKYFPGIRLRSRSPLKQELRVFLEEDQRASDAYISLEEEEIRDGTSAMGNFKNSPYKVISFPRRSMEDNTVDTERGRASVREKLEHLAIKERQRGRRRERTMASRGSRATSTPVRSRDDGKGKAAMVQCEYETEKSHTISVPRTSSVPPSPPYRVTGMYGTPRYPAERPVLLKKNEVGHCRGFGRSEDDANMSHIGKGTVDKWLHMLMEEEQQQQEDPAPTYHSSEDHNAVDEIASDEHQRQGRIDDDGGRNEITECTDEIVEVGGESAATEQARCRNSFEIRERGEEKKIWFPRSDSSRGFRSLPSSPSKILGVRRSVECMSRKPKVIGDDDGRYGYEDSVSTSSSKFLSRCKQAIKKAVNK; from the exons atggcggcgacggcgttcacggaggaggagaaggcggtGGACGACGCTCTGGGCTACCCCAAGGCCTACGCGCGGctctgccgcggcggcggcgggggtttCCCCTACGGGCATGGCCCGCCGCACGGGTTCCTCCCCTACGTCCTCCACCCGCACGAG gcGATGCGGGCGAAGGATCTGAACGAGATGTTCCCGGTGAgggacgcggaggcggcgccgacggcgaacCCGCGTGGGTTCGCCAACCTGCTGTGGAAGCAGCTCGACCACCTCGGCAACGCCGGGTTCGACCCGGCGCTCTTCCGCGTCGACGCCTACGGCAACGTGCTCTACCTCCACGCCGACTCCGCCTCGCCCCTCGCCTGGGACATCGACCACTGGTTCCCCTGCGCCA gaggagggaggacgGTGCCGAGCAACCTGCGGATCGTGCAGGCGCAGGTGTGCAGGAAGAAGCACAACAAGCTGGAGTTCCTCGTCCCGTGGTGGGATCTGCAGCTCGGCATCTCCGTCAACCACTTCCTCTCCATCTTCGCCTCCAAGAACGCCGACTTCAGGAACAGAGCATTCGCGTTCTTGTTCGTCGACGGGGCCAGCGAGGAGCTGAGCTCGATGCAGGCCGTGGAGGCGCACGCCTTCCCGCACCATTTCTCGGATTTGACGAAGAAAGTAGGGCTTGCACCTGCCGCCATCGTTTCCAACTCCAGGGGCTCTGACAACTCGGTGCTCAAATCTCTTGATGCAAACCGGCCACTCAGGCCTAATTACCCTCTGATTG CTGCCAAGAAATTCACAAGCGAAAAAGATGAGAGTGTCAACCTGCCAGTCGGCCATGGGCCTAATTCGACCAAAGAGAACAATAATCCTGACGCTGATGGCTACATTAGCAATCCTTACTTGTCCATTGCTACGGCTAGGGACTCGCTGAGGCAAAGAGAGGAGGCCAAGAAGAAGCAGGCCGAGCTCACTGAGCTGGAGAACGAGGCCACCGAGCTGAAGCAGAAGAACGAAGAGGAGCGGGTGGCCATCCAGGACATGGAGGCCCTGCTTAtcaagaggcggcggcgagtcgaGAAGTGCCGCCGCTTGGCGGAAGCTCAGTCCAACTACAAGGCCGTGCTGGAGAAGATGATCAGAGACGCCATGCACCA GTCCGTGGTGTACAAGGAGCAGCTTCGGCTGAACCAAGCTGCAACAAGTACTCTCATGGCGAGATTGGAGGCCCAGAGAGCAATGTGTGACTCCTCCGAAACCGAGCTCCGGAGGAAGTACCAGCAGAAGGATGAACTGGAGAAGCAGATCAAGCCTTTCACCGATCAAGCAAGAAAGCGGTACCGGGTTGATGACGAGATGCTAGAGGAAAGGCAAACTGAAAGTGTGAAGTATTTTCCTGGAATAAGACTGAGGAGCAGAAGCCCTCTCAAGCAGGAGCTGAGGGTTTTCCTGGAGGAGGACCAGAGGGCTTCAGATGCATACATCTCCCTCGAGGAAGAGGAAATCAGAGATGGAACCTCAGCAATGGGCAATTTCAAGAACTCACCTTACAAGGTGATAAGCTTCCCAAGAAGGTCCATGGAGGACAACACGGTTGACACTGAAAGAGGGAGAGCGTCAGTGAGGGAGAAGCTAGAGCATTTGGCGATCAAAGAACGGCAGCGCGgcaggagaagagagaggaccATGGCATCAAGGGGATCAAGAGCAACCAGTACTCCTGTGAGGTCAAGAGATGATGGGAAGGGCAAGGCAGCCATGGTGCAATGTGAGTATGAAACTGAAAAGTCTCACACAATTTCAGTGCCAAGGACCTCCTCAGTTCCTCCGAGTCCTCCCTACAGAGTAACTGGCATGTATGGGACACCTAGATATCCTGCAGAGAGGCCGGTGCTACTGAAAAAGAATGAAGTGGGTCATTGCCGAGGATTCGGTAGATCCGAAGACGATGCGAACATGAGCCACATTGGCAAAGGCACTGTGGATAAGTGGCTTCACATGCtcatggaggaggagcagcagcagcaagaagatCCTGCACCAACATACCATTCTTCTGAAGATCACAACGCCGTCGATGAAATCGCTTCAGATGAGCACCAAAGGCAAGGCCgaatcgacgacgacggcggcaggaATGAGATCACGGAGTGCACCGATGAGATCGTCGAGGTCGGTGGCGAGAGTGCCGCCACCGAGCAGGCCAGGTGCAGGAACAGCTTTGAGataagggagaggggagaggagaagaagatcTGGTTCCCAAGGTCTGACAGCTCCAGGGGTTTCAGGTCACTGCCTTCCTCGCCTTCCAAGATCCTTGGGGTGAGAAGAAGTGTGGAGTGCATGAGCAGGAAGCCGAAGGtgatcggcgacgacgacggcaggTATGGCTATGAAGATTCAGTGTCCACAAGCAGCAGCAAGTTCCTCAGCAGGTGCAAGCAGGCAATCAAGAAAGCAGTGAACAAATAA
- the LOC102711030 gene encoding transcription factor NIGTH1-like: MASSSSDLTLDYKPNGDCGAYPGQAAAATAAAALVIDHHLTATGQATQKLQEFLSRLEEERLKIDAFKRELPLCMQLLNHAMEAYRQQLEAYQMGSQQAAAAAVARPLVLEEFIPIKNIGIDVAASAADKAAGGNVSSEKASWMVSAQLWNAPAADAAPAKGPQTPKEHHPLDTSPKLSALDGGGGACQRGGGAFLPFSKDSALADGSAAAALPELALAPAEKDTITVAAAEVDKKLYVHDVNGSNNGAAGRPREAQNGGKPSSTAPDGGQAVPPQPQPHRKARRCWSPELHRRFVNALQILGGAQVATPKQIRELMKVDGLTNDEVKSHLQKYRLHTRRPMPAPAPPTAATPQLVVLGGIWVPPEYATQAAGPAIYGGHPATQPHYTAAVAAQEYYHHHHHQPPAAAVHHLQHHPAAAALVHHRAVQAAAPPPPPPPQQLAPTYSKSAAAARVGSPTDSDQDRGSGGGGGCRDRSESIDEEGEGDQDREDDDDDNDNEMEAATTTNSAIDAAADDEITATTSKY, translated from the exons atggCTTCCTCGTCGTCTGACCTAACCCTAGATTACAAGCCCAACGGTGACTGCGGCGCGTACCCGGgtcaggcggcggcggcgacggcggcggcggcgcttgtGATTGATCACCAtctgacggcgacggggcaGGCGACGCAGAAGCTGCAGGAGTTCTTGTCGCGcctggaggaggagcggctcAAGATCGACGCCTTCAAGCGGGAGCTGCCTCTCTGCATGCAGCTGCTCAATCACG CCATGGAGGCGTACAGGCAGCAGCTGGAGGCGTACCAGATGGGGAgccagcaggcggcggcggcggcggtggcgaggccgCTGGTTCTGGAGGAGTTCATACCGATCAAGAACATCGGGATCGacgtggcggcgtcggcggcggacaAGGCGGCGGGCGGCAACGTGTCGTCTGAGAAGGCGAGCTGGATGGTGTCGGCGCAGCTGTGGaacgcgccggcggcggacgcggcgccggcgaagggcCCGCAGACGCCCAAGGAGCACCACCCGCTCGACACGAGCCCCAAGCTGAGCGCGCTcgacggcgggggcggcgcgtgccagcgcggcggcggcgccttccTGCCCTTCTCCAAGGACAGCGCCTTGGCGGACGGgtcagccgccgcggcgctgccGGAGCTCGCGCTAGCGCCCGCAGAGAAGGACACGATcaccgtcgctgccgccgaggtTGACAAGAAGCTATACGTGCACGACGTCAACGGCAGCAACAACGGTGCCGCGGGGAGACCAAGAGAAGCCCAGAACGGCGGGAAGCCCTCGTCGACGGCACCGGACGGCGGCCAGGCCGtcccgccgcagccgcagccccACCGGAAGGCACGCCGTTGCTGGTCGCCGGAGCTGCACCGCCGCTTCGTCAATGCCCTCCAGATTCTCGGCGGCGCTCAAG TGGCGACCCCGAAGCAGATTCGCGAGCTGATGAAGGTTGATGGATTGACCAATGATGAGGTGAAAAGCCATCTCCAG AAGTATAGGTTGCACACACGGCGGCcgatgccggcgccggcgccgccgacggcagCGACGCCGCAGCTGGTGGTGCTGGGAGGCATCTGGGTGCCACCGGAGTACGCGACGCAGGCGGCGGGGCCGGCCATCTACGGCGGGCACCCGGCGACGCAGCCGCACtacacggcggcggtggcggcgcaggagtactaccaccaccaccaccaccagccccccgccgccgcggtgcacCACCTGCAGCAccacccggcggcggccgccctgGTGCACCACCGCGCGGTGCAGGCCGCCGCCCCAcccccgcccccaccgccgcaGCAGCTGGCTCCCACCTACAGcaagtcggcggcggcggcgagggtcggGTCGCCGACAGACTCAGATCAGGAccgtggcagcggcggcggcggcgggtgcagGGACAGGTCCGAGAGCATCGACGAGGAGGGCGAGGGAGATCAGGAccgcgaggacgacgacgacgacaacgacaaCGAGATGGAGGCGGCGACCACCACCAACAGCGccatcgacgccgccgccgacgacgagatcaccgccaccaccagcaaATACTAA
- the LOC121054248 gene encoding uncharacterized protein LOC121054248 has translation MVVATRLQLVGALLLPLLAVVSSFDPFHRDGQQMNSMGGGGVAGGPFIPHEYARFADVKRQCKSVLSAAAELTFDANRANGLMPELSFVKGDWKHDGGAPLMPFDGTDVAEDAAGVAGPLSLASFSLTHVDAARRGRTALNVSGVLGVAISRNGTAPEMGPYVSPEFKVWPGNTELKILLEGVYTENDDGESVLCMVGDAVLPKRGGDAANPWDWARHSDRDRFQPPITKDGNILLVLRYPKTLTLRTRAIRGELTSTNGKTDAAYFDAVHLLSQLGAYSNYNFGSDELVGTACKTYPYRDDLLASGGSGLYKGTSFCGILDRFTSEDVLAVVPNWKCNTTDALCRRLGPFETDKAVEATDGGFAGVSIVMQEVRCEPRTDNGEISARVSAVFRAVPPWEHAYTAAKRSGLGGMTLSAEGVWRASTGQLCMVACLGVGDKACHSRVCLYVQTTFSATRRSITVGQITRISGAGGAAHFPLTFQRTVHPVELWSRFGVSGGAPLSLAYSYTKTKQAGEFLRRSEPFDFGTVVAKSLLSYPRKSGDAADETTSLSNLAEELTLHVPAVPDPFPRGRFERPFLQLEVLSLGSLIGRATPRSFPGTPEIGGGSKPSSSSSPSSSTKLDATALLNVSAELTLSGEEYVNVSTLSLEGVYNPVDGRMYLVGCRRIQAPWRAFSSMGEVEEGMDCSIEVRVEYPPTTARWLINPTAKVHIASTRGVGGGGDPLRFNATALQTLPILYREQRQDILSRRSVEGILRIVTLSAAIAAEFSQLMYIKSHTDVMPYVSLVMLGVQALGYSVPLITGAEALFARIAASGADGGAAAPPSYEVDKSQLYWTIDCIVKILILAAFLLTLRLVQKVWRSRIRLLTRSPLEPGRVPSDRRVLAYTTSAHLVGFMVILAAHYVSMLGRPVRWESSYMDARGEAHALREWAVTMEEYIGLAQDLFLLPQVVGNVVWRINCRPLKTGYYAGLTAVRLLPHLYDYIRAPAINPYFAEEYEFVNTSLDFYSKFGDVAIPLAAVALAAAVYVQQRWNYKIISKTVKTQQKKLQHLGSRVYERLPSMSSANFEAELVSGVNDGVGLRRDASLS, from the coding sequence ATGGTGGTGGCAACAAGGCTGCAGCTTGTCGGCGCGCTgttgctgccgctgctcgccgtcgtGTCGTCGTTTGATCCGTTTCACCGGGATGGGCAACAGATGAACtcgatgggcggcggcggcgtggcgggggGCCCCTTCATCCCCCACGAGTACGCCCGCTTCGCCGACGTGAAGCGCCAGTGCAAGTCCGTgctctccgccgcggcggagctcACGTTCGACGCCAACCGCGCCAACGGGCTCATGCCGGAGCTGTCGTTCGTCAAGGGGGACTGGaagcacgacggcggcgcgccgctgATGCCGTTCGACGGCACCGACGTGGCcgaggacgccgccggcgtggcggGCCCGCTGTCGCTCGCGTCGTTCTCGCTCACGCACGTCGACGCGGCCCGCCGCGGGAGGACGGCGCTCAACGTGAGCGGTGTGCTTGGCGTCGCCATCTCCCGCAACGGCACCGCCCCGGAGATGGGGCCGTACGTGTCGCCGGAGTTCAAGGTGTGGCCCGGGAACACCGAGCTGAAGATACTGCTGGAGGGCGTGTACACCgagaacgacgacggcgagagcgTGCTGTGCATGGTCGGCGACGCCGTGCTGCCgaagcgcggcggcgacgccgccaaCCCGTGGGACTGGGCCAGACACTCCGACCGCGACAGGTTCCAGCCGCCGATCACCAAGGACGGCAACATCCTGCTCGTGCTCCGGTACCCCAAGACGCTGACGCTGAGGACGCGCGCCATCCGCGGCGAGCTGACGAGCACCAACGGCAAGACCGACGCCGCCTACTTCGACGCCGTGCACCTGCTCTCGCAGCTCGGCGCCTACTCCAACTACAACTTCGGCTCCGACGAGCTCGTCGGCACGGCGTGCAAAACCTACCCCTACCGCGACGACCTGCTggccagcggcggcagcgggctcTACAAGGGCACCTCGTTCTGCGGCATCCTCGACCGGTTCACGTCGGAGGACGtgctcgccgtcgtgccgaaCTGGAAGTGCAACACCACGGACGCGCTGTGCCGGCGGCTCGGGCCGTTCGAGACGGACAAGGCGGTGGAGGCCACCGACGGCGGGTTCGCCGGCGTCAGCATCGTCATGCAGGAGGTCCGGTGCGAGCCGAGGACCGACAACGGCGAGATCTCGGCGAGGGTTTCGGCGGTGTtccgcgccgtgccgccgtgggAGCACGCGTACACGGCGGCGAAGCGCAGCGGGCTCGGCGGCATGACGCTGTCCGCCGAGGGCGTGTGGCGCGCCTCCACCGGCCAGCTCTGCATGGTGGCCTGCCTTGGCGTCGGCGACAAGGCGTGCCACTCGCGCGTCTGCCTCTACGTGCAGACCACCTTCTCGGCGACCCGCCGCAGCATCACGGTGGGCCAGATCACCCGCAtctccggcgccggtggcgccgcccACTTCCCGCTGACGTTCCAGCGGACGGTGCACCCGGTGGAGCTGTGGAGCCGGTTCGGCGTctccggcggcgcgccgctgAGCTTGGCGTACAGCTACACCAAGACCAAGCAGGCCGGCGAGTTCCTGCGGCGAAGCGAGCCGTTCGACTTCGGCACCGTCGTCGCCAAGTCGCTGCTGAGCTACCCGAGGAAATCCGgtgacgccgccgacgagacGACGAGCCTGTCCAACCTCGCCGAGGAGCTCACTCTCCACGTCCCAGCCGTGCCGGATCCATTCCCGCGTGGGCGGTTCGAGCGGCCGTTCCTGCAGCTCGAGGTGCTCTCGCTTGGATCTCTCATCGGCCGGGCCACGCCGAGGTCGTTTCCGGGGACGCCAGAAATAGGAGGAGGTAGCAAGCcgtcatcctcgtcgtcgccgtcctcgtcgacgAAGCTGGATGCGACGGCTCTTCTCAACGTCTCGGCGGAGCTGACGCTCTCCGGCGAGGAGTACGTGAACGTGTCGACGCTGTCCTTGGAAGGCGTGTACAACCCGGTGGACGGCCGGATGTACCTCGTCGGCTGCCGGAGAATACAGGCGCCGTGGCGAGCCTTCTCGTCGATGGGCGAGGTTGAGGAAGGCATGGACTGCTCGATCGAGGTGAGGGTGGAGTacccgccgacgacggcgcggtggcTGATCAACCCGACGGCGAAGGTGCACATCGCGAGCACGCGcggagtcggcggcggtggcgacccGCTGCGGTTCAATGCGACAGCGCTCCAGACGCTGCCGATCCTGTACCGGGAGCAGCGGCAGGACATCCTGTCGCGGCGGAGCGTGGAGGGGATCCTCCGCATCGTGACGCTGTCggcggccatcgccgccgagtTCAGCCAGCTGATGTACATCAAGTCCCACACCGACGTGATGCCGTACGTGTCGCTGGTGATGCTGGGCGTGCAGGCGCTGGGCTACAGCGTGCCGCTCATCACCGGCGCGGAGGCGCTGTTCGCGCGGATCGCGGCGTcgggcgccgacggcggcgcggcggcgccgccgtcgtacgAGGTGGACAAGAGCCAGCTGTACTGGACCATCGACTGCATCGTCAAGAtcctcatcctcgccgccttcctcctcaCGCTCCGGCTGGTGCAGAAGGTGTGGCGCTCCCGCATCCGGCTGCTGACGCGGTCGCCGCTGGAGCCGGGGCGGGTCCCCAGCGACCGGAGGGTGCTCGCCTACACCACCAGCGCCCACCTCGTCGGCTTCATGGTGATCCTGGCGGCGCACTACGTGAGCATGCTGGGGCGGCCGGTGAGGTGGGAGTCGTCGTACATggacgcgcgcggcgaggcgcaCGCGCTCCGGGAGTGGGCGGTGACGATGGAGGAGTACATCGGCCTCGCCCAGGACCTGTTCCTCCTCCCGCAGGTGGTCGGCAACGTGGTGTGGCGGATCAACTGCCGGCCGCTCAAGACCGGCTACTACGCCGGCTTGACGGCGGTGAGGCTGCTGCCGCACCTGTACGACTACATCAGGGCGCCGGCGATCAACCCCTACTTCGCGGAGGAGTACGAGTTCGTCAACACCAGCCTCGACTTCTACTCCAAGTTCGGCGACGTCGCCatcccgctcgccgccgtcgcgctcgccgccgccgtctacGTGCAGCAGCGCTGGAACTACAAGATCATCAGCAAGACCGTCAAGACGCAGCAGAAGAAGCTGCAGCACCTCGGCTCCCGGGTGTACGAGCGCCTGCCCTCCATGTCGTCCGCCAACTTCGAGGCCGAGCTCGTCTCCGGCgtcaacgacggcgtcggcctcCGCCGAGACGCCAGCCTCAGCTAG